A window of the Leucothrix mucor DSM 2157 genome harbors these coding sequences:
- a CDS encoding MBL fold metallo-hydrolase translates to MKISFHGAAEGVTGSCHLLQIGSKKLLIDCGLFQGSRETQEENARAFGFEARDIDYVLLTHAHLDHCGRIPLLAKRGFSGEVISTHATQELARVVMLDSAHLNEEEVRRQNRKLQRLRQPNALVEPLYSTEDALHALDFFGRRASYDKPIDVAKGIRATFIDAGHILGSACIFLELEEDGQQRTVLFSGDLGTDGKAILQDPAPPPHADVVVMETTYGDRPHKQLKPSIEEFYEAINDTMARGGNVIIPTFALERAQELLYYLHEGAQQKRLPNGLQLFLDSPMAISATAIFGRHPECYDAETNKLFADGHDPFDFPNLHFVHETSESIALNNIHSGALILAGSGMCTGGRVRHHLKRNLWRKDCSVIFVGYAAKGTLARRIVDGAKTVKIFGEEVAVNASIYTIGGFSAHAGQTELLAWHRSINKPKTTYLVHGEIESMEVFAELLSDTEVRIAKRDQEYDLI, encoded by the coding sequence ATGAAGATTAGTTTTCATGGTGCGGCAGAGGGCGTAACAGGCTCCTGCCATCTATTGCAGATCGGTAGTAAGAAGCTGCTGATTGATTGTGGCTTATTTCAAGGCTCCCGAGAAACTCAAGAAGAAAATGCCCGAGCCTTTGGTTTTGAAGCGCGCGATATTGATTACGTGTTATTGACTCATGCGCATCTTGATCATTGTGGTCGTATCCCGTTGCTAGCCAAGCGCGGTTTTAGCGGAGAAGTGATTAGTACTCATGCCACTCAGGAATTAGCACGAGTGGTCATGTTGGATTCGGCGCATTTAAATGAAGAAGAAGTGCGTCGTCAAAACCGTAAGCTACAACGCCTACGTCAACCCAATGCCTTAGTTGAGCCACTCTATAGCACCGAAGATGCCTTACACGCGCTGGATTTCTTTGGCCGACGTGCCAGTTATGATAAGCCAATTGACGTGGCTAAAGGCATTCGAGCTACATTTATCGACGCTGGTCATATTCTCGGTTCGGCTTGCATTTTTCTAGAGCTGGAAGAGGATGGCCAACAGCGTACAGTACTATTTTCCGGGGACCTTGGCACTGATGGGAAGGCAATTTTGCAAGATCCAGCACCGCCACCCCATGCTGATGTAGTTGTGATGGAAACCACTTATGGTGATCGTCCACATAAGCAGTTGAAGCCATCGATTGAAGAATTTTATGAAGCAATTAACGACACCATGGCGCGTGGCGGTAATGTCATCATTCCAACCTTTGCCTTAGAGCGAGCGCAAGAGCTTTTATATTATCTGCATGAAGGCGCACAGCAAAAGCGCTTGCCTAATGGCTTGCAGTTATTTCTGGATTCACCGATGGCGATTTCGGCCACCGCGATTTTTGGTCGTCATCCAGAGTGCTACGACGCTGAAACCAATAAATTGTTTGCTGACGGACATGATCCTTTTGATTTCCCTAATCTGCACTTTGTGCATGAAACGTCAGAGTCTATCGCGCTGAATAATATTCACAGCGGCGCGCTGATTTTAGCAGGCTCGGGTATGTGTACCGGCGGGCGGGTACGTCATCATTTAAAGCGTAATCTATGGCGAAAAGACTGCAGTGTGATATTTGTTGGCTATGCCGCCAAAGGCACCTTAGCAAGACGGATTGTTGATGGCGCTAAAACGGTGAAAATCTTTGGTGAGGAGGTTGCGGTGAATGCCAGCATCTACACCATTGGTGGATTCTCGGCACATGCGGGGCAGACAGAGTTATTAGCGTGGCACCGTTCCATCAATAAACCCAAGACTACCTACTTAGTGCATGGGGAGATTGAGTCGATGGAGGTGTTTGCTGAACTGCTTAGCGATACCGAGGTGCGAATCGCTAAGCGTGATCAGGAATATGATTTGATTTAA
- a CDS encoding peptidoglycan-binding domain-containing protein, whose protein sequence is MSLNLKDTALDKAFPDNFSGTLKRGSRGNTVVATQYALGRLGHLTDLCDGSFGPITEAAVKSFQRATSGLAESGIVDTDTLKALDKAVSSQDFRSPAAKSSDPMAYLSDFRARGLPDIYVSGSEENLTWDHHVIQEAYGRFVPGYWEVMKANLVEGDCKNIALFLMDQFRKQLKADTLIDLPHPVLGAGQREKNWIVATTDKTTGLFSHMDDHRVGRYDYPAMKKVQALDKDHSMIYGVNVHYPEIATDRVAKSVKRLFDWDPGYENHGDTRKPEVPVNQLQPGEMIFIDHTGNGSFDHTVNIIKVVRDENSRVRQLTLGMGSFDDMRDNSSATIVTYSALNPYSEEVIVDLDANGLITSSKVSYSSEPTYLVKTRYRAVTTLMERKRGGVMMVGRWT, encoded by the coding sequence ATGAGTCTCAACCTGAAAGATACCGCCCTAGATAAAGCCTTTCCCGATAATTTCTCTGGTACCCTTAAGCGTGGTTCACGCGGCAATACGGTCGTGGCCACTCAATATGCGCTGGGACGCTTAGGGCATTTAACGGACTTATGCGATGGCAGCTTTGGCCCGATCACCGAAGCGGCGGTAAAGTCTTTTCAACGAGCCACCAGCGGCTTAGCTGAATCCGGCATTGTCGATACTGATACCCTCAAAGCGCTGGATAAGGCTGTCTCATCACAAGACTTCAGGTCACCCGCCGCAAAATCAAGCGACCCGATGGCGTATCTCTCCGATTTTCGGGCGCGTGGCTTGCCGGATATTTATGTATCAGGCTCTGAAGAAAACCTCACCTGGGATCATCACGTCATTCAGGAAGCCTACGGGCGTTTCGTTCCTGGCTACTGGGAAGTGATGAAAGCCAATTTAGTGGAAGGTGACTGCAAAAATATCGCGCTATTCCTAATGGATCAATTCCGCAAACAACTCAAAGCCGATACCTTAATTGATCTACCCCATCCGGTATTAGGCGCTGGTCAACGAGAAAAAAACTGGATAGTTGCCACGACGGATAAAACCACCGGCTTATTTAGTCATATGGATGATCATCGGGTAGGGCGCTATGACTATCCTGCGATGAAAAAAGTGCAGGCGCTGGATAAAGATCATTCCATGATTTACGGCGTGAATGTGCACTATCCTGAAATCGCCACCGACCGAGTGGCCAAGTCGGTTAAGCGTTTATTTGATTGGGACCCTGGCTACGAAAACCATGGCGATACCCGCAAACCCGAAGTGCCGGTTAACCAGTTACAACCCGGCGAAATGATCTTTATTGATCATACGGGCAATGGCAGTTTTGACCATACCGTGAATATCATTAAAGTCGTGCGCGATGAGAATAGCCGTGTACGGCAGCTAACTCTTGGAATGGGCTCATTCGATGATATGCGCGATAACAGCTCTGCGACCATTGTGACCTACAGCGCGTTGAATCCATATTCTGAAGAAGTGATCGTAGATTTGGATGCTAACGGACTGATTACCAGTTCCAAAGTGAGCTACTCCTCGGAGCCAACGTATTTAGTTAAAACCCGTTATCGTGCAGTAACCACCCTGATGGAGCGCAAGCGTGGCGGCGTGATGATGGTGGGTCGCTGGACTTAA
- a CDS encoding STM4015 family protein, which translates to MTFSATQSFAGKPLVTWEVGKPVADPAQSVTRLSVNPYDDDLAFDEYFAKFMEAAAEHLPLMDSLIIGVWGESYEVNSSLPIGLLCQQSELFPALRSLFIGDMELEECEVSWIQQSDISPLYSAFPKLEYLKIRGGEHLSLGTVMHNRLQKIVIESGGINSEVLEQARLANIPELTHLELWLGDDNYGCTIGKDDIAAFLNGLGQQFPKLTYLGLRNYYLSDDLAETVANAELPTSLITLDLSNGNLSDVGAKVLLESDKLSQLTTLDLHHHFMSDEMMAKLSAAKNLPTLIMDDQNEAEEYDDEVYRYIFASE; encoded by the coding sequence ATGACCTTCTCCGCCACGCAATCATTTGCCGGTAAGCCACTCGTTACTTGGGAAGTTGGCAAGCCAGTCGCTGACCCAGCACAATCCGTCACTCGTCTGTCGGTAAACCCGTATGACGATGATCTTGCCTTTGATGAGTACTTTGCAAAATTCATGGAGGCTGCTGCCGAGCATCTGCCGCTTATGGATAGCCTGATTATTGGCGTGTGGGGTGAGTCTTACGAGGTGAATAGTAGCTTGCCGATTGGTTTATTGTGCCAGCAAAGTGAGCTATTCCCGGCATTACGCTCTTTATTTATCGGCGATATGGAGCTGGAAGAGTGCGAAGTATCGTGGATTCAACAGTCCGATATTTCCCCGCTGTACAGTGCGTTTCCCAAGTTGGAATACTTAAAAATTCGTGGTGGTGAGCATCTATCGCTGGGCACTGTGATGCACAACCGTCTGCAAAAAATCGTTATCGAAAGCGGCGGCATTAACAGTGAAGTATTAGAGCAAGCGCGCTTAGCCAACATCCCTGAATTGACGCATTTAGAGCTCTGGTTGGGTGATGATAACTACGGTTGCACGATCGGCAAGGATGACATTGCGGCCTTCCTAAATGGCTTAGGTCAGCAATTTCCTAAGCTCACATATTTAGGCTTGAGAAATTATTACCTGAGCGATGACTTGGCTGAGACAGTCGCCAATGCTGAGCTACCCACATCGCTAATCACATTAGATTTATCTAACGGTAACCTAAGCGATGTCGGCGCTAAAGTCTTATTAGAGAGCGACAAACTTTCGCAACTCACTACGCTGGATTTGCATCATCACTTTATGAGCGATGAGATGATGGCCAAGCTAAGCGCGGCCAAAAACTTGCCGACGTTGATTATGGATGATCAAAATGAGGCCGAGGAATACGACGACGAGGTGTATCGCTACATCTTCGCTTCGGAGTAA
- a CDS encoding STM4014 family protein: MTAPRQWVIIGSAQDRRVQGFQQALELAGCAPATVVDYLSDWQAILPTLLTPDTYLRIESPGSQLPVVRQLMLDGAYGAEASGFNTYSTKQIQDAELERGEFIAPHQFYYGLKQRLLGLQELLDQYPIAGYLNHIPDILTFFDKQATHQRLAQQAIPVPTALYNIQNYADLRERMQQADLREVFIKTRFGSAASGIIALKTAGEKVLARTTIEEANGRFFNTRRLQQISNESALAGLVDSLCQWGVHCENWLPKACINNMNTDCRLIVVNGKPDFAVLRKSQTPITNLHLLNERANIEELTDALPDDTWPQVLNTARKLAGLFPKSFHFAPDIAVHQDLQGHSVLEINAFGDFIQNIQHQGMNSYRWELHQWMAQQQANPATTSRQQ; encoded by the coding sequence ATGACAGCTCCCCGACAGTGGGTCATTATTGGCTCCGCACAAGACAGGCGGGTGCAAGGGTTTCAGCAAGCTTTGGAATTAGCCGGCTGCGCCCCTGCAACCGTGGTCGATTATCTTAGCGATTGGCAGGCAATTTTGCCCACCCTGCTGACGCCTGACACTTACCTACGCATTGAGTCACCCGGTAGCCAACTGCCGGTGGTACGCCAATTAATGTTAGATGGCGCTTATGGTGCGGAGGCTTCCGGCTTCAATACCTATAGCACCAAACAAATACAGGATGCAGAATTGGAGCGCGGCGAGTTTATTGCCCCGCATCAGTTTTATTACGGGCTGAAACAACGACTGCTCGGCTTGCAGGAATTACTGGATCAATACCCCATTGCCGGCTACCTGAATCACATTCCAGACATCCTCACCTTTTTTGATAAACAGGCGACTCATCAGCGGCTGGCTCAGCAGGCTATTCCTGTACCGACTGCCTTATATAATATTCAAAACTACGCCGACCTTCGTGAGCGTATGCAACAAGCAGACTTGCGTGAGGTGTTTATCAAAACCCGCTTTGGCTCGGCAGCCAGTGGCATTATTGCGCTAAAAACGGCTGGGGAAAAAGTGCTGGCCCGCACTACGATTGAAGAGGCTAATGGCCGTTTTTTTAATACGCGCAGACTGCAACAAATTAGCAATGAATCCGCACTGGCTGGTTTGGTCGATTCGCTCTGCCAATGGGGCGTGCATTGTGAAAACTGGCTGCCTAAAGCATGCATTAATAATATGAATACCGATTGCCGCTTGATTGTGGTGAATGGCAAACCTGATTTTGCCGTATTGCGCAAAAGCCAGACACCAATTACCAATCTGCATTTATTAAATGAACGCGCCAATATTGAAGAGTTAACTGATGCGCTACCGGATGACACTTGGCCGCAGGTATTAAACACGGCTCGTAAATTGGCCGGGCTATTTCCCAAGTCTTTTCACTTTGCGCCGGACATTGCAGTACATCAAGATTTGCAAGGCCATAGCGTGTTGGAGATTAATGCCTTCGGGGATTTCATCCAGAATATTCAGCATCAAGGGATGAATAGCTACCGCTGGGAATTACATCAATGGATGGCGCAACAGCAAGCGAATCCAGCGACCACGAGCCGCCAACAATGA
- a CDS encoding STM4013/SEN3800 family hydrolase, translating into MDGATASESSDHEPPTMINAQHCIGSHNLLILTFDTLRYDVAERAMRLQRTPFLQSLLPDGRWEKRHTPATFTYAAHHAFFSGYLPTPIPKPVDYQRLFACDFAGSSTTGERTWTTPEATIIQGLAAEGYHTICIGGVGFFNRKNKLGCVLPELFCESHWSPELGVTDVHSTYNQVQLAQHRLAALDDSQRCVLFINISAIHQPNCILSDAVEDSPATQLEALAYVDQQLPPLFESLQSRGDTLCILSSDHGTTYGEDDSYGHGIAHPNVWEIPYREFILKARHVSE; encoded by the coding sequence ATGGATGGCGCAACAGCAAGCGAATCCAGCGACCACGAGCCGCCAACAATGATTAACGCTCAGCACTGTATTGGCAGCCATAACCTGCTAATCCTCACCTTTGATACCTTGCGTTATGATGTGGCCGAGCGCGCTATGCGGTTACAACGCACGCCATTTTTACAAAGCCTGCTACCGGATGGTCGCTGGGAAAAACGCCACACGCCCGCAACCTTTACCTATGCGGCGCATCATGCGTTTTTCTCGGGTTATCTGCCGACGCCAATCCCTAAGCCAGTCGATTATCAACGCCTATTTGCCTGTGATTTTGCGGGAAGCTCAACCACCGGTGAGCGCACTTGGACGACACCCGAGGCGACGATTATTCAAGGCTTAGCCGCCGAGGGCTATCACACCATTTGCATTGGTGGCGTGGGCTTTTTTAATCGCAAAAATAAACTCGGCTGTGTATTGCCAGAACTGTTTTGTGAAAGCCATTGGTCACCAGAACTTGGCGTGACCGATGTACACTCCACTTATAATCAAGTGCAATTAGCCCAGCACCGACTGGCTGCATTAGATGACTCGCAACGCTGTGTGTTGTTTATTAATATCTCCGCCATTCACCAGCCAAATTGCATTTTGAGTGACGCCGTTGAGGACTCACCCGCCACTCAACTTGAGGCACTAGCCTATGTCGATCAGCAGCTTCCGCCTTTATTTGAAAGCTTACAGTCGCGCGGCGATACGCTGTGTATATTAAGCAGCGACCATGGCACCACCTATGGCGAAGATGACAGTTACGGCCACGGCATTGCGCACCCCAATGTGTGGGAAATCCCCTACCGCGAATTTATCCTAAAGGCCCGGCATGTCAGTGAATGA
- a CDS encoding STM4012 family radical SAM protein encodes MSVNDLESDEQRLLDYLSGKPYLHYVYSYPHKTSYRDFETPISLAEAWREENKQALFLYLHIPFCEMRCGYCNLFTTTNPEDDLVSRYLRALDTQIQTTAEFLGDDFHFEQLAFGGGTPTYLNPEQLQTCFDLLSRHLGVNQLPASVEVSPATADAERLAVLAESGVGRISMGVESFDQADLKALGRPQTPKSVATALQAIRDSGIERLNIDLIYGSANQSPASWLYSVDQALDWQPEEIFIYPLYVRPLTGLGRKAQREQEDERLQAYFSARERLLAAGYRQSSMRMFTRADAPEPKGRYRCQEDGMIGLGAGARSYTQSLHYSSHYAVGKPHIKRIIEDYANTTAAEFATASYGIELELADKKRRYLLLSLLQTSGFALADYTEQFGTQLLDDAPQLSLLVKHNLAVISDEHIQLNETGIAYSDLIGSWLFTPTIRERMQGWIWK; translated from the coding sequence ATGTCAGTGAATGACCTTGAATCAGACGAACAACGGTTACTGGATTACTTATCCGGCAAGCCCTACCTGCATTATGTGTATTCCTATCCGCATAAGACCAGCTATCGCGACTTTGAAACACCGATTTCGCTGGCGGAAGCTTGGCGTGAGGAGAACAAACAGGCGCTGTTTTTATACCTGCACATTCCCTTTTGTGAAATGCGCTGTGGCTACTGCAATTTGTTTACCACCACCAACCCTGAAGATGATTTAGTTAGCCGTTATCTGCGAGCACTAGACACTCAAATCCAAACCACTGCCGAGTTTTTAGGGGATGATTTTCACTTTGAACAGCTGGCATTTGGTGGCGGCACACCGACCTATCTCAACCCTGAGCAGCTACAAACCTGCTTTGATTTGCTCTCGCGTCATTTGGGGGTAAACCAGCTTCCGGCTTCGGTAGAAGTCTCACCAGCGACGGCAGATGCGGAACGCTTGGCGGTACTCGCAGAGTCTGGTGTCGGGCGCATTAGTATGGGTGTGGAAAGTTTTGATCAGGCCGATTTAAAAGCACTAGGCCGCCCACAAACACCCAAATCCGTTGCCACCGCACTGCAAGCCATTCGCGATAGCGGCATTGAACGACTCAATATCGACCTGATTTATGGCAGTGCCAATCAATCTCCTGCCAGCTGGCTTTACAGTGTCGATCAGGCGCTGGACTGGCAGCCAGAAGAGATTTTCATCTATCCTTTATATGTGCGCCCGCTCACGGGTTTGGGCAGAAAAGCGCAGCGCGAACAGGAGGATGAGCGCCTGCAAGCCTATTTCTCAGCGCGTGAACGCTTGTTAGCTGCTGGCTATCGTCAATCGTCGATGCGTATGTTTACCCGAGCCGATGCTCCAGAGCCAAAAGGCCGTTATCGCTGCCAGGAAGATGGCATGATTGGGCTGGGAGCCGGTGCACGCTCTTACACGCAAAGCCTGCATTATTCCTCGCACTATGCAGTTGGTAAGCCACACATCAAGCGCATTATTGAGGACTATGCCAATACCACCGCAGCGGAATTTGCCACAGCGAGTTATGGTATCGAGCTGGAGTTAGCGGATAAAAAACGACGGTATTTATTACTGAGTTTACTGCAAACCTCGGGCTTTGCGTTGGCGGATTATACGGAGCAATTTGGCACACAGCTATTGGATGATGCGCCGCAGTTGAGCTTGCTGGTAAAGCATAATTTAGCCGTAATCAGCGATGAGCATATTCAGCTGAATGAAACCGGCATTGCCTATTCCGATTTAATTGGGAGTTGGTTGTTTACCCCAACCATTCGCGAACGCATGCAAGGCTGGATTTGGAAATGA
- a CDS encoding STM4011 family radical SAM protein, translating into MSDAPDNAKISTVSIVRPSPPENVQNTKASAQNTTPNNSPLSILYRGSLLSCNYDCGYCPFAKAQDSRESLAKDAIELTRFVDWVSQQTRPIRILFTPWGEAFIRRYYQEAIIRLGQMPQVKRIAIQTNLSLSTSALKRCQSEALALWCTYHPSQISREAFLEKCRWMLAEGMRFSVGMVGNRNELDEIGAMREALPPEIYLWVNANRDEQQDYQQTELELLKHLDPLFEHNLHQYPSEGKSCNTGSQVISVNGTGNVQRCHFVKQSLGNLYDGSFRETHAPCPNHSCDCHIGYIHLPNLKLESVYGDGLLERIPQPVYWQ; encoded by the coding sequence ATGAGTGATGCGCCAGACAATGCAAAGATAAGTACGGTATCTATTGTACGGCCAAGCCCCCCAGAAAATGTGCAGAATACTAAAGCAAGTGCGCAGAACACCACGCCAAACAACTCACCACTCAGCATTCTGTACCGTGGTTCATTACTCAGCTGCAATTATGATTGCGGCTATTGCCCATTTGCCAAAGCGCAAGACAGCCGCGAATCGCTCGCCAAAGATGCCATTGAGCTGACTCGCTTTGTCGACTGGGTTAGCCAGCAAACCCGCCCAATTCGCATTCTGTTTACACCCTGGGGCGAGGCATTTATCCGCCGCTATTATCAGGAAGCCATTATCAGGCTAGGACAAATGCCTCAGGTTAAGCGCATTGCCATTCAAACCAATTTATCGCTTTCCACTTCGGCACTAAAGCGCTGCCAAAGCGAGGCCTTAGCACTCTGGTGTACTTATCATCCCAGCCAAATTTCACGAGAGGCGTTTTTAGAAAAATGCCGCTGGATGCTAGCTGAAGGTATGCGCTTTAGCGTTGGTATGGTGGGTAATCGCAATGAGCTGGATGAGATTGGGGCTATGCGCGAGGCGCTACCGCCAGAAATTTATTTATGGGTGAATGCCAATCGTGATGAGCAACAGGATTATCAACAAACCGAGCTGGAATTACTGAAGCATCTCGACCCTTTGTTTGAACACAATCTGCATCAATACCCTAGCGAAGGAAAGTCCTGCAATACTGGTTCACAAGTAATTTCAGTGAATGGCACAGGCAATGTGCAACGCTGCCATTTTGTAAAACAGTCATTGGGTAATTTATATGATGGTAGTTTTCGCGAAACCCATGCGCCCTGCCCAAATCACAGCTGCGATTGCCATATTGGCTACATCCATTTGCCTAACTTAAAGCTGGAATCTGTTTATGGAGATGGCTTACTGGAGCGCATTCCCCAGCCAGTTTATTGGCAGTAA
- a CDS encoding bifunctional enoyl-CoA hydratase/phosphate acetyltransferase, translating into MDYIENITFDELNIGDSAESQRTLTQRDIELFATVSGDVNPAHMDPEYAKDDMFKGVIGHGMWGAGLISAVLGTQMPGPGTIYLNQSLSFRAPVRIGDTITTRITVAEKVPGKNRVTLDCICLNQDGKTVTKGVAEIIAPTVKVRRLRAALPEVHMHGHAARFKTMLETTRGLPAIHTAVVHPCDAGSLSGAMDAFEEDLIIPVLIGPRAKIEAAALAANIDISGVELVDVPHSHAAAAKAVELVSKGSAQALMKGSLHTDELMSAVLKKEAGLRTERRLSHVFVLDVPHYHKPLLITDAAINIQPDLTTKRDIVQNAIELAIALGIEVPKVAILSAVETVNPSIPSTIDAAALCKMADRGQITGGILDGPLAYDNAISAEAARIKGIISPVAGEPDILLAPDLEAGNMMAKQLLYLASADTAGLVLGAKVPIILTSRSDGALARLASATIAQLYVHNRPQ; encoded by the coding sequence ATGGACTATATTGAAAACATAACATTCGATGAGCTTAATATTGGTGATAGCGCCGAGTCACAGCGCACACTCACACAGCGCGATATTGAGCTTTTTGCCACGGTTTCCGGCGATGTAAACCCCGCGCATATGGACCCGGAGTACGCTAAAGACGATATGTTTAAAGGCGTGATCGGCCATGGCATGTGGGGCGCAGGGTTAATCTCGGCAGTATTGGGCACGCAAATGCCTGGCCCCGGCACTATTTACCTAAACCAGTCACTGAGCTTTCGGGCACCGGTGAGAATCGGCGATACCATTACCACCCGCATCACGGTCGCTGAAAAAGTACCCGGTAAAAATCGCGTGACACTGGACTGCATTTGCCTGAATCAAGATGGCAAAACGGTCACTAAAGGCGTTGCTGAAATCATTGCACCAACTGTAAAAGTTCGCCGTCTGCGAGCAGCGCTGCCAGAAGTGCATATGCACGGACATGCCGCGCGCTTTAAAACCATGCTGGAAACCACGCGTGGCTTACCGGCTATTCATACGGCCGTGGTTCACCCTTGCGATGCTGGCTCCCTATCTGGTGCAATGGATGCCTTTGAAGAAGACCTGATTATCCCGGTTTTAATTGGCCCACGCGCCAAGATTGAAGCGGCAGCACTTGCAGCTAATATTGATATTTCTGGTGTTGAGCTGGTCGATGTCCCGCATAGCCATGCCGCCGCTGCTAAAGCCGTTGAACTGGTGAGCAAAGGTAGCGCTCAGGCGTTAATGAAAGGCTCTTTGCATACCGATGAGCTGATGAGTGCGGTACTCAAAAAAGAAGCGGGCTTACGCACTGAGCGTCGATTAAGCCATGTGTTTGTGCTGGATGTACCGCATTATCACAAGCCATTACTCATCACCGATGCCGCGATCAATATCCAACCCGACCTGACTACCAAGCGTGACATTGTGCAAAACGCGATTGAGCTAGCCATTGCCTTAGGGATTGAAGTGCCTAAAGTAGCGATCTTGTCAGCGGTTGAAACCGTTAACCCAAGTATTCCTAGCACGATAGATGCTGCAGCCTTGTGTAAGATGGCTGATCGCGGTCAAATCACGGGAGGCATTTTGGATGGCCCATTGGCTTATGACAATGCCATCTCTGCTGAGGCTGCGCGGATTAAAGGGATTATATCGCCAGTCGCTGGTGAGCCGGATATCTTGCTCGCGCCAGACTTGGAAGCTGGGAATATGATGGCTAAGCAGTTGCTGTATTTAGCCAGTGCCGATACGGCAGGCTTGGTGCTGGGTGCCAAAGTACCGATTATTCTAACGAGTCGTTCCGATGGAGCTCTGGCGCGTTTGGCTTCGGCGACCATCGCTCAGTTGTATGTCCACAACCGGCCACAGTAA
- the fabI gene encoding enoyl-ACP reductase FabI, translating into MNLLEGKKGLVIGVANQHSIAYGCAKAFHDAGAEVAITYVNEKAEPYVRPLAEGLNSPIILPCDVEQDGDLAAVYNRIEEEWGELDFVLHSIAFAPREDLHGRITDCSRAGFLQAMNVSVYSFIEMARLAEPLMKNGGCLLTMSYYGAEKVVDHYNLMGPVKSALEGTTRYLASELGSKNIRVNALSPGPLNTRAASGINHFDELIDEARNRAPSRRLVSIEDVGNMAVGLVSDYAKNVTGNISYVDAGYHVMS; encoded by the coding sequence ATGAATTTGCTCGAAGGAAAGAAAGGGTTAGTAATTGGCGTTGCTAATCAACACTCGATTGCCTACGGCTGTGCTAAAGCATTTCACGATGCGGGTGCCGAGGTAGCCATTACCTATGTGAATGAAAAAGCCGAGCCCTATGTGCGCCCGCTAGCTGAAGGTTTGAATTCGCCGATTATTCTGCCTTGCGATGTTGAGCAAGATGGCGATCTGGCCGCAGTTTATAATCGCATTGAAGAGGAGTGGGGTGAGCTGGACTTTGTATTGCACTCGATTGCCTTTGCACCGCGTGAAGATTTGCATGGGCGAATCACCGATTGCTCTCGCGCAGGCTTTTTGCAGGCGATGAATGTCTCGGTGTATTCCTTTATCGAAATGGCGCGCTTAGCCGAACCGCTGATGAAAAACGGTGGCTGCCTGCTAACCATGAGTTATTACGGCGCTGAAAAAGTGGTCGACCATTACAACTTAATGGGGCCGGTAAAGTCCGCGCTGGAAGGGACCACACGCTATTTGGCTTCTGAGCTTGGCTCAAAGAATATTCGGGTGAATGCCTTGTCCCCAGGGCCATTAAATACCCGTGCCGCCTCTGGTATTAATCACTTTGATGAGCTGATTGATGAGGCTCGTAACCGTGCGCCTTCACGTCGTTTAGTGAGTATTGAAGATGTGGGCAATATGGCGGTTGGCTTGGTGAGCGATTACGCTAAAAATGTAACCGGCAATATTTCTTATGTGGATGCGGGCTATCACGTCATGTCTTAA